Below is a window of Thunnus maccoyii chromosome 16, fThuMac1.1, whole genome shotgun sequence DNA.
CTTTTTATTCCCCTGCAGtttgaactgtgtgtgtttatactaAAGGCTGGACAGCCGACTGTTAGCGTCCTTTACGTTCAACCTACATAATGTTTGTTAACTAGCGGTTACTGTACTATCTTTACTTCTCAAGCTTAACATGTTAGTTATTACTAATTTAACGGCTACTTTTACAACCGTGTAAATTGTGTTTGTGACTTGTTTTGTATAGGCTGGCCTAAGAGCAGGTCAAGCACTTcctgaaaaggtgaaaatagTGGAGGTGGGACCAAGAGATGGTCTTCAGAATGAGAAGGTAATGTTATGTAACAACGTTTAGTTAATTTAATTACACAGCAGCTAACACAGGCTGTATATGTCTCTGTCTATTGTTAACTCTGTTTATAAGAGACTGTTTTTACCCATCTCTGTTCAGCATTAGTAAACTTGTTAAAGCAGGTGCATAGCTCATGTGTTGTGTCATCAGGGGAAACAATATGAGTGTCAAATGCTTTTCAAGTTTTCCTTATCTTCTCGTTTTGCTGCTTTCACTCTCAGACTATCGTGCCAACAGAGACGAAAATCCATTTGATTGACATGCTGTCAGACTCAGGGCTGAAAGCCATTGAGGCCACCAGCTTTGTATCACCAAAATGGGTTCCACAGGTGACTTTGTTTTCCCAGAGCTCCTATATGCAAATTGCTGATACACCCCACTAGGGCAGTGCAGAAACTCTCCAGCACTAATgggtttctgttgtttgttctttatGGATTGCAGATGGCAGACCAGTTGGAAGTGATGAAGGGGATTCGTAGGAAACCTGGAGTGTCTTACCCAGTCCTCACCCCCAACCTCAAGGGCTTCCAGGCTGCTGTGAGTGTCAAGCATCAAcatagacatactgtacatccagTTTCTTATAATGCAGGTGCTGTGtctaaatatttcacaaatgtttaacaaaaatgtttttttcttgctctttcttACTACAGTTGAAGGCAGGAGCTTCAGAGGTGGCCATATTTGGCGCCGCATCCGAGCTCTTCAGTAAGAAGAACATAAACTGCTCAGTGGATGAGAGTTTACAGCGCTTTGACGAGGTTATGAAGGCAGCTAAAGAGGCTGGTGTGCCAGTTAGAGGGTAGGATTACTGGCTTGCCCATGaatttgaacatatttttaaatcatcagAAGTACGGTGTTTAATCCTTGCACGAGTCTCATCTATTTTTATTGTCCCTGCAGTTATGTGTCATGTGTTCTTGGATGCCCTTATGAAGGGGAAGTGGCACCTGAAAAAGTTGCACATGTGAGTTCTTACTACATTTACATAACCTAAACTCTCAGAAATCTATTTCTCATGCcttaacaaaaatacaaataacattttaatgaccAGCCCTAACTTTGTCTCCATCTTGCAGGTAGCTAAGCGTTTGTACTCCATGGGCTGCTATGAGATTTCCCTAGGTGACACCATCGGAGTGGGCAACCCAGGTAGCATGAGTGAAATGCTGCAGGCAGTGAGCAGAGAGGTGCCAGTCAGTGCCCTGGCAGTGCACTGCCACGATACCTACGGCCAGGCCCTCGCTAATATCCTGGTAGCCTTGCAGGTCAGACTTGGCTCTGGTTGTTTTACTCCCACCTGAAAATGTGTGATAGAATTTGCATGTAGCTGATCTATTATCAATGCAGTGTTgacttcattttctttgtttggcAGATGGGTATCAGTGTGGTAGACTCATCAATAGCTGGACTGGGTGGCTGTCCCTACGCCCAGGGTGCCTCTGGGAATGTCGCTACTGAAGATGTAGTCTATATGCTTCATGGACTTGGGATTCAAACAGTAAGGAGCTGCACTCTATTTATGTTCCTTTATAGTGCAGAGTACACATGCTACTcttgtttttactttctttttgaTAATCAGGAACCAAACTGATGCCCTGCATATTTAGTTTTGAGTTGTAATTTTGCCTTTGTGCACAATGTGAAATTGTTGAGTTTGACATGACTCACTTTAaccttctgtcttcatctcagggAGTTGACCTCTCCAAGCTGATGGATGCTGGAGCTTTCATCTGTCGGACcatcaacaggaaaacaaactCCAAAGTGGCACAGGCCACCTGCAAACTGTAGGCAGAAGCCAAAGCACGGGCTCTTTCCCTCACTGTATATCTTTTCAACCACATAAACCTTCCTCTTAACTAATTTTTGGTTTGCTTGTATGAAAATATTACTTCAATTAATTGGGAGATCCTGACACTTCCCTctgttaaaaacagaatatttgattgcacatttactgtatgataGCACAGCTGCAACAGTGCCTTATGTAAAATCAGTCTAGTCATACCGATCCGTTCTGTCAAAAGTCAtgccttccttttttttcttttgtactgtGTGCTTAAATTTCTTTCTGGGCAGTGGGTAAATCAAAGAGGAGCAAATAATAAGTCTACCAGTAAAAATGTCCCAGGGATGGATAAACTCACTTTTGATGTCAGCAAAGACAGAAgtgctgttttgattttgatcaCTGTCTTGAAATTATCTGTGGAAACCATCAGAACTTATGAACTTGGGCATTGTGCTGACTTGTGAAAGAAATTATGAATGTGacctaattttttttatttttcataagtAGAATTTCTAGTTTTAGTatgtttttaag
It encodes the following:
- the hmgcl gene encoding hydroxymethylglutaryl-CoA lyase, mitochondrial; translation: MATVMRFVNRSTLNLAMGQQHLAFHSAAKAGLRAGQALPEKVKIVEVGPRDGLQNEKTIVPTETKIHLIDMLSDSGLKAIEATSFVSPKWVPQMADQLEVMKGIRRKPGVSYPVLTPNLKGFQAALKAGASEVAIFGAASELFSKKNINCSVDESLQRFDEVMKAAKEAGVPVRGYVSCVLGCPYEGEVAPEKVAHVAKRLYSMGCYEISLGDTIGVGNPGSMSEMLQAVSREVPVSALAVHCHDTYGQALANILVALQMGISVVDSSIAGLGGCPYAQGASGNVATEDVVYMLHGLGIQTGVDLSKLMDAGAFICRTINRKTNSKVAQATCKL